A stretch of the Vigna radiata var. radiata cultivar VC1973A chromosome 7, Vradiata_ver6, whole genome shotgun sequence genome encodes the following:
- the LOC106768979 gene encoding phenylalanine--tRNA ligase beta subunit, cytoplasmic: MPTVSVGRDRLFAALGRTYTQEEFEDLCFRFGIELDDVTTEKAIVRKEKHLDEEEADEDEEVIYKIEVPANRYDLLCLEGLAQALRVFCEIQEIPNYKLSDISKNEMLKMHVKPETSVVRPFVVCAVLRGVTFDKARYNSFIDLQDKLHQNICRRRTLVAIGTHDLDKLEGPFTYEALPPSSITFTPLKQERSFRADELMEFYKSDLKLKKFLHIIEDSPVFPVLYDSKRTVLSLPPIINGAHSAITLETKNVFIECTATDLTKAKIVLNTMVTAFSEYCADKFVIEPVEVISSDGKSNIYPDLSVYNMEVSLSYITGLIGVSLEAEEVTKFLNRMQLHAKQSTSAKKQCNFIVSVPPTRSDVLHPCDVMEDVAIAYGFNSIKDKAVADNKGSKRLAGSLTLLPLNEISDLIRKEVALIGFTEVLTFILCSKKENFAMLNRKDDKSRAVIIGNPRSSDFEAVRTSLMPGILKTVAHNKDHPKPIKIFEVGDVALLDDTRDVGAKNLRQLGALYCGANAGFEIIHGLVDRVMEKNGVPFVSPGDKSGYYIERSDEPEFLAGRQARIIYKGKHAGTFGIVHPEVLNNFDIPDPCSFVELNIESFL, from the exons ATGCCTACCGTCAGCGTGGGGCGGGATCGCCTGTTTGCGGCTCTAGGAAGAACTTACA CGCAAGAGGAATTCGAGGACTTGTGCTTCCGTTTCGGGATCGAGCTCGATGATGTT ACGACGGAGAAGGCAATTGTAAGGAAAGAAAAGCATTTGGATGAAGAAGAAGCTGATGAGGACGAAGAAGTTATCTACAAGATCGAAGTTCCCGCCAATAG ATATGATCTCCTGTGCCTTGAAGGGCTTGCTCAAGCCCTCCGTGTTTTCTGTGAGATTCAGGAGATCCCCAATTATAAACTATCTGACATTAGTAAGAATGAAATGCTGAAGATGCATGTGAAGCCGGAG ACTTCTGTGGTTCGTCCATTTGTTGTATGTGCTGTATTAAGAGGTGTAACTTTTGATAAAGCGAGATACAACAGCTTTATCGATCTCCAGGACAAGCTTCACCAAAACATATGTCG GCGAAGAACACTTGTTGCCATCGGAACCCATGATCTGGATAAATTGGAGGGTCCTTTCACCTATGAG GCTTTGCCACCTTCAAGTATAACTTTTACGCCACTAAAGCAG GAAAGGAGCTTCAGGGCTGATGAGTTGATGGAGTTCTACAAA TCAGATTTGAAACTAAAGAAATTCTTGCATATAATTGAGGATTCCCCTGTCTTCCCTGTATTATATGACAGTAAGAG AACTGTGTTATCTTTACCCCCAATTATTAATGGTGCTCACTCAGCCATCACTCTGGAGACAAAGAATGTGTTTATTGAATGTACTGCTACTGATCTGACAAAGGCAAAGATTGTTTTAAATACAATG GTAACAGCCTTCTCAGAATATTGTGCGGACAAGTTTGTCATTGAACCAGTTGAAGTGATTTCTTCTGATGGCAAGTCAAACATATACCCTGATTTATCTGTCTACAATATGGAAGTTTCTCTATCTTACATTACTGGATTGATTGGGGTATCTTTGGAGGCAGAAGAG GTCACTAAGTTCTTAAATCGGATGCAATTGCATGCCAAGCAGTCTACGTCTGCTAAAAAGCAGTGTAACTTTATAGTGTCTGTACCTCCTACAAGAAGTGATGTTCTTCACCCTTGTGATGTCATGGAG GATGTCGCAATTGCTTATGGATTCAATAGTATTAAGGATAAAGCTGTAGCAGATAATAAGGGCTCAAAGAGGCTGGCTGGTTCCCTGACTCTACTTCCACTGAACGAGATAAGTGACCTTATCCGAAAAGAg GTTGCATTGATTGGGTTTACCGAGGTCTTGACATTTATACTCTGCTCTAAAAAGGAAAACTTTGCCATGCTTAACCGTAAAGACGATAAATCTAGAGCAGTTATCATTGGAAACCCCAGATCTTCGGACTTTGAG GCTGTGCGAACTAGTCTTATGCCTGGCATTTTGAAAACTGTTGCTCACAACAAGGAtcatccaaagcctataaag ATTTTTGAAGTGGGTGATGTAGCACTTCTGGATGATACTAGAGATGTTGGTGCAAAAAATCTTCGCCAACTTGGTGCTCTGTACTGTGGTGCTAATGCCGGATTTGAG ATAATTCACGGATTGGTCGACAGAGTAATGGAAAAGAACGGTGTTCCCTTTGTTTCACCTGGTGATAAGTCGGGTTATTATATTGAGCGGTCAGAT GAACCCGAGTTTCTTGCCGGTCGACAAGCTAGAATCATTTACAAGGGAAAGCATGCTGGCACTTTTGGCATTGTTCATCCCGAG GTACTCAACAACTTCGACATTCCTGATCCATGCTCCTTTGTTGAACTTAACATAGAAAGCTTCTTGTGA